The proteins below are encoded in one region of Bombus vancouverensis nearcticus chromosome 8, iyBomVanc1_principal, whole genome shotgun sequence:
- the LOC143302992 gene encoding omega-amidase NIT2-A-like — translation MPEIEGDKLYNTCTIWGPDGTLIARHRKVHLFDIDIPNKITFRESDSLSPGNSLTTFDVKGCKIGIGICYDIRFEEMARIYRNKGCQMLIYPAAFNMTTGPLHWSLLQRSRANDNQLYVACISPARVP, via the exons atgcctgaaatagagggcgataaattgtacaatacctgtactatttggggtcccgatggaactttgatagcaagacaccgaaag gtacatctattcgacatcgacattcctaataagattacttttcgagagagtgattcactcagtcctggtaactccctaacgacgttcgatgtgaagggctgcaaaataggtattggcatttgctatgatattagattcgaggaaatggcacgcatttatcggaacaaag gttgccaaatgctgatatatccagcggcattcaatatgaccactggaccattgcactggtctttacttcagcgttccagagcgaatgataatcaattatacgttgcctgcatatcaccggctcgtgttccttaa